A region from the Geotrypetes seraphini chromosome 10, aGeoSer1.1, whole genome shotgun sequence genome encodes:
- the LOC117367622 gene encoding zinc finger protein 665-like isoform X4, producing MSALGFDQTSVTFKDVAAYFLEMEWDVLGEWQKELYKKVIKEIHDILISRGYLIVNPDVIFKIKKEDEKYVAQHCELEGNEDPNEPTKMFPIVTSVFSLSVKQEEDLPFIDPPESEASEQTHLSVPNAGFENTIIRLCDKQQKEEWKHKNHSRDNPDLSADSVGSIRPPSMKENASKRESLDICTEHKRNSTNCANLRQSQRIRGERLCHSITCEDVFTEKSNLPGQNTYHRHDKLSQCMECEKSFAYKSQLITHQNVSEERKPLECSVHDKNVTQVFELRRYGLNSISEKKGHQINLRRGKLFKCDISFKRKYHFRKHERIHTGGKQYQCSECGKSFSQQNNLITHERIHTGEKPYKCSECGKSFKYKCNLRTHERIHTGEKPYKCSECGKSFSQQNSLISHERIHTGEKPYKCSKCGKSFKYKCNLRTHERIHTGEKPYKCSECGKSFSQQNNLISHERIHTGEKPYKCSECGKSFKHKSNLRTHKRIHTGEKPYKCSECGKSFKYKSNLRTHKRIHTGEKSYKCSECGKSFKYKSNLRTHKRIHTGEKPYKCSECGKSFSQQNNLITHERIHTGEKPYKCSECGKSFKYKCNLRTHERIHTGEKPYKCSECGKSFSQQNSLISHERIHTGEKPYKCSECGKSFSQHNSLITHESIHTGEKPCKCSECGESYAHISSLRNHEKIHTGESPYKCSECEKVFNYKGNLITHERTHTGEKPYKCSDCGESYAHISSLRNHERIHTGESPYKCSECGKVFNHKGNLITHQRMHTGEKPYKCSDCGESYAHISSLRNHERIHTGESPYKCSECGKVFNHKGNLITHQRMHTGEKPYKCSECGESYAHISSLRNHERIHTGESPYKCSKCGKVFNHKGNFITHERTHTGDKPYKCSECGKSYAHIRSLRSHERIHTGESPNKCSECGESYALISSLRIHERIHTGEKLYKCSECDRSYAQIRSLRNHERIHTRESPYKCSECGESYARISSLRIHERIHTGEKPYKCSECGKSFTQKSSLIIHERIHTGEKPYKCSECGKSFKHKSNLRTHERIHNGEKPYTCSECGKNFKRKNDIRSHRKIHTEEKPYICSECGKNFKHKSNLRTHEIIHTGEKAYTCSECGKGFNQKSYLRQHERNHTEENPYNLI from the exons TGTTTCCGATTGTAACATCCGTTTTCTCGCTGAGCGTTAAACAAGAGGAGGATCTCCCCTTCATAGATCCTCCTGAATCAGAGGCATCTGAACAGACTCATCTTTCTGTACCGA ATGCTGGATTTGAGAATACGATAATAAGATTGTGTGATAAACAGCAAAAGGAGGAATGGAAACACAAAAACCATTCCAGAGACAACCCAGATCTCTCAGCTGATAGTGTGGGGAGTATTAGACCACCTAGCATGAAAGAAAATGCATCAAAAAGAGAGAGCTTGGATATATGTACTGAACATAAGAGAAATTCAACCAATTGTGCAAATCTCAGACAAAGCCAGAGAATCAGAGGGGAGAGACTTTGTCACAGCATTACATGTGAGGATGTGTTCACTGAGAAGTCAAACCTGCCAGGACAAAATACATATCACAGACATGACAAGCTGTCCCAGTGTATGGAGTGTGAAAAATCATTTGCGTATAAATCACAACTTATAACTCATCAAAATGTTTCGGAAGAAAGAAAACCATTAGAATGTTCTGTACATGATAAAAATGTCACTCAGGTATTTGAACTGAGAAGATATGGATTAAACAGCATTAGTGAAAAAAAGGGGCATCAAATAAATCTCAGGAGAGGAAAGTTATTTAAATGTGATATAAGCTTCAAACGAAAATATCATTTCAGAAAACACGAAAGAATTCACACTGGAGGAAAACAatatcaatgttctgaatgtgggaaaagcttcagTCAACAAAATAACCTCATAACTCAcgaaagaatccacactggagaaaaaccatataaatgttctgaatgtgggaaaagcttcaaATACAAATGTAATCTCAGaactcatgaaagaatccacactggagaaaaaccatataaatgttctgaatgtgggaaaagcttcagTCAACAAAATAGCCTCATAagtcatgaaagaatccacactggagaaaaaccatataaatgttctaaatgtgggaaaagcttcaaATACAAATGTAATCTCAGaactcatgaaagaatccacactggagaaaaaccatataaatgttctgaatgtgggaaaagcttcagTCAACAAAATAACCTCATAagtcatgaaagaatccacactggagaaaaaccatataagtgttctgaatgtgggaaaagcttcaaACACAAAAGTAATCTCAGAACTCACAagagaatccacactggagaaaaaccatataaatgttctgaatgtgggaaaagcttcaaATACAAAAGTAATCTCAGAACTCACAagagaatccacactggagaaaaatcatataaatgttctgaatgtgggaaaagcttcaaATACAAAAGTAATCTCAGAACTCACAagagaatccacactggagaaaaaccatataaatgttctgaatgtgggaaaagcttcagTCAACAAAATAACCTCATAACTCAcgaaagaatccacactggagaaaaaccatataaatgttctgaatgtgggaaaagcttcaaATACAAATGTAATCTCAGaactcatgaaagaatccacactggagaaaaaccatataaatgttctgaatgtgggaaaagcttcagTCAACAAAATAGCCTCATAagtcatgaaagaatccacactggagaaaaaccatataagtgttctgaatgtgggaaaagcttcagTCAACATAATAGCCTCATAACTCATGAAAgcatccacactggagaaaaaccatgtaaatgttctgaatgtggtgaAAGCTACGCACACATAAGTAGCCTCAGAAATCATGAAaaaatccacactggagaaagcccttataaatgttctgaatgtgagaaAGTCTTCAACTATAAAGGTAACCTCATAACTCATGAAAGAAcacacactggagaaaaaccatataaatgttctgattGTGGTGAAAGCTATGCACACATAAGTAGCCTCAGaaatcatgaaagaatccacactggagaaagcccttataaatgttctgaatgtgggaaAGTCTTCAACCATAAAGGTAACCTCATAACTCACCAAAGAAtgcacactggagaaaaaccatataaatgttctgattGTGGTGAAAGCTATGCACACATAAGTAGCCTCAGaaatcatgaaagaatccacactggagaaagcccttataaatgttctgaatgtgggaaAGTCTTCAACCATAAAGGTAACCTCATAACTCACCAAAGAAtgcacactggagaaaaaccatataaatgttctgaatgtggtgaAAGCTATGCACACATAAGTAGCCTCAGaaatcatgaaagaatccacactggagaaagcccttataaatgttctaaatgtgggaAAGTCTTCAACCATAAAGGTAACTTCATAACTCATGAAAGAACGCACACTGGAgataaaccatataaatgttctgaatgtggtaaaagctacGCACATATACGTAGCCTCAGAagtcatgaaagaatccacactggagaaagcccaaataaatgttctgaatgtggtgaAAGCTATGCACTCATTAGTAGCCTTAgaattcatgaaagaatccatactggagaaaaactatataaatgttctgaatgtgatagaAGCTATGCACAAATACGTAGCCTCAGaaatcatgaaagaatccacactagAGAAAgcccatataaatgttctgaatgtggtgaAAGCTATGCACGCATAAGTAGCCTCAgaattcatgaaagaatccatactggagaaaaaccatataagtgttctgaatgtggtaaaagtttcaCTCAAAAAAGTAGCCTCAtaattcatgaaagaatccacactggagaaaagccatataaatgttctgaatgtggtaaaagcttcaaacACAAAAGTAATCTCAGAACTCATGAAAGAATTCAcaatggagaaaaaccatatacatgttctgaatgtgggAAAAACTTCAAACGAAAAAATGATATCAGAAGTCACAGAAAAATTCACACTGAAGAAAAACCATATATATGTTCTGAATGTGGCAAAAACTTCAAACACAAAAGTAATCTCAGAACTCATGAAATAATTCACACTGGAGAAAAAGCATatacatgttctgaatgtggtaaaggCTTCAACCAAAAAAGTTACCTCAGACAGCATGAAAGAAATCACACTGAAGAAAACCCatataatctaatctag
- the LOC117367622 gene encoding zinc finger protein 160-like isoform X2, whose protein sequence is MSVLGSDQTSVTFKNVAAYFLETEWNVLEEWQKELYKKVIKEIQDILISRGYLIVNPDVIFRIKKEDEKYIAQHGELEGKGNPNEPTKMFPIVTSVFSLSVKQEEDLPFIDPPESEASEQTHLSVPSSHNIKPDILIRFEQEVFRTQPPGSEERGNRTTTNSCEELQETDAGFENTIIRLCDKQQKEEWKHKNHSRDNPDLSADSVGSIRPPSMKENASKRESLDICTEHKRNSTNCANLRQSQRIRGERLCHSITCEDVFTEKSNLPGQNTYHRHDKLSQCMECEKSFAYKSQLITHQNVSEERKPLECSVHDKNVTQVFELRRYGLNSISEKKGHQINLRRGKLFKCDISFKRKYHFRKHERIHTGGKQYQCSECGKSFSQQNNLITHERIHTGEKPYKCSECGKSFKYKCNLRTHERIHTGEKPYKCSECGKSFSQQNSLISHERIHTGEKPYKCSKCGKSFKYKCNLRTHERIHTGEKPYKCSECGKSFSQQNNLISHERIHTGEKPYKCSECGKSFKHKSNLRTHKRIHTGEKPYKCSECGKSFKYKSNLRTHKRIHTGEKSYKCSECGKSFKYKSNLRTHKRIHTGEKPYKCSECGKSFSQQNNLITHERIHTGEKPYKCSECGKSFKYKCNLRTHERIHTGEKPYKCSECGKSFSQQNSLISHERIHTGEKPYKCSECGKSFSQHNSLITHESIHTGEKPCKCSECGESYAHISSLRNHEKIHTGESPYKCSECEKVFNYKGNLITHERTHTGEKPYKCSDCGESYAHISSLRNHERIHTGESPYKCSECGKVFNHKGNLITHQRMHTGEKPYKCSDCGESYAHISSLRNHERIHTGESPYKCSECGKVFNHKGNLITHQRMHTGEKPYKCSECGESYAHISSLRNHERIHTGESPYKCSKCGKVFNHKGNFITHERTHTGDKPYKCSECGKSYAHIRSLRSHERIHTGESPNKCSECGESYALISSLRIHERIHTGEKLYKCSECDRSYAQIRSLRNHERIHTRESPYKCSECGESYARISSLRIHERIHTGEKPYKCSECGKSFTQKSSLIIHERIHTGEKPYKCSECGKSFKHKSNLRTHERIHNGEKPYTCSECGKNFKRKNDIRSHRKIHTEEKPYICSECGKNFKHKSNLRTHEIIHTGEKAYTCSECGKGFNQKSYLRQHERNHTEENPYNLI, encoded by the exons ATGTCTGTCCTGGGTTCTGATCAG ACATCCGTCACATTCAAGAATGTCGCTGCTTATTTCTTGGAGACGGAGTGGAACGTTCTGGAAGAATGGCAGAAAGAGCTGTACAAGAAGGTCATTAAGGAGATTCAAGACATCCTCATCTCACGAG GTTATTTAATCGTTAATCCTGATGTTATATTCAGGATTAAAAAAGAAGATGAGAAATATATTGCACAACACGGTGAATTGGAGGGAAAAGGGAACCCGAATGAGCCCACCAAGA TGTTTCCGATTGTAACATCCGTTTTCTCGCTGAGCGTTAAACAAGAGGAGGATCTCCCCTTCATAGATCCTCCTGAATCAGAGGCATCTGAACAGACTCATCTTTCTGTACCGA GCTCCCACAACATCAAACCTGATATTTTAATCCGATTTGAGCAAGAGGTATTCAGGACTCAACCTCCGggatctgaggaaagaggaaatcgGACCACCACAAACTCATGTGAGGAACTGCAGGAAACAG ATGCTGGATTTGAGAATACGATAATAAGATTGTGTGATAAACAGCAAAAGGAGGAATGGAAACACAAAAACCATTCCAGAGACAACCCAGATCTCTCAGCTGATAGTGTGGGGAGTATTAGACCACCTAGCATGAAAGAAAATGCATCAAAAAGAGAGAGCTTGGATATATGTACTGAACATAAGAGAAATTCAACCAATTGTGCAAATCTCAGACAAAGCCAGAGAATCAGAGGGGAGAGACTTTGTCACAGCATTACATGTGAGGATGTGTTCACTGAGAAGTCAAACCTGCCAGGACAAAATACATATCACAGACATGACAAGCTGTCCCAGTGTATGGAGTGTGAAAAATCATTTGCGTATAAATCACAACTTATAACTCATCAAAATGTTTCGGAAGAAAGAAAACCATTAGAATGTTCTGTACATGATAAAAATGTCACTCAGGTATTTGAACTGAGAAGATATGGATTAAACAGCATTAGTGAAAAAAAGGGGCATCAAATAAATCTCAGGAGAGGAAAGTTATTTAAATGTGATATAAGCTTCAAACGAAAATATCATTTCAGAAAACACGAAAGAATTCACACTGGAGGAAAACAatatcaatgttctgaatgtgggaaaagcttcagTCAACAAAATAACCTCATAACTCAcgaaagaatccacactggagaaaaaccatataaatgttctgaatgtgggaaaagcttcaaATACAAATGTAATCTCAGaactcatgaaagaatccacactggagaaaaaccatataaatgttctgaatgtgggaaaagcttcagTCAACAAAATAGCCTCATAagtcatgaaagaatccacactggagaaaaaccatataaatgttctaaatgtgggaaaagcttcaaATACAAATGTAATCTCAGaactcatgaaagaatccacactggagaaaaaccatataaatgttctgaatgtgggaaaagcttcagTCAACAAAATAACCTCATAagtcatgaaagaatccacactggagaaaaaccatataagtgttctgaatgtgggaaaagcttcaaACACAAAAGTAATCTCAGAACTCACAagagaatccacactggagaaaaaccatataaatgttctgaatgtgggaaaagcttcaaATACAAAAGTAATCTCAGAACTCACAagagaatccacactggagaaaaatcatataaatgttctgaatgtgggaaaagcttcaaATACAAAAGTAATCTCAGAACTCACAagagaatccacactggagaaaaaccatataaatgttctgaatgtgggaaaagcttcagTCAACAAAATAACCTCATAACTCAcgaaagaatccacactggagaaaaaccatataaatgttctgaatgtgggaaaagcttcaaATACAAATGTAATCTCAGaactcatgaaagaatccacactggagaaaaaccatataaatgttctgaatgtgggaaaagcttcagTCAACAAAATAGCCTCATAagtcatgaaagaatccacactggagaaaaaccatataagtgttctgaatgtgggaaaagcttcagTCAACATAATAGCCTCATAACTCATGAAAgcatccacactggagaaaaaccatgtaaatgttctgaatgtggtgaAAGCTACGCACACATAAGTAGCCTCAGAAATCATGAAaaaatccacactggagaaagcccttataaatgttctgaatgtgagaaAGTCTTCAACTATAAAGGTAACCTCATAACTCATGAAAGAAcacacactggagaaaaaccatataaatgttctgattGTGGTGAAAGCTATGCACACATAAGTAGCCTCAGaaatcatgaaagaatccacactggagaaagcccttataaatgttctgaatgtgggaaAGTCTTCAACCATAAAGGTAACCTCATAACTCACCAAAGAAtgcacactggagaaaaaccatataaatgttctgattGTGGTGAAAGCTATGCACACATAAGTAGCCTCAGaaatcatgaaagaatccacactggagaaagcccttataaatgttctgaatgtgggaaAGTCTTCAACCATAAAGGTAACCTCATAACTCACCAAAGAAtgcacactggagaaaaaccatataaatgttctgaatgtggtgaAAGCTATGCACACATAAGTAGCCTCAGaaatcatgaaagaatccacactggagaaagcccttataaatgttctaaatgtgggaAAGTCTTCAACCATAAAGGTAACTTCATAACTCATGAAAGAACGCACACTGGAgataaaccatataaatgttctgaatgtggtaaaagctacGCACATATACGTAGCCTCAGAagtcatgaaagaatccacactggagaaagcccaaataaatgttctgaatgtggtgaAAGCTATGCACTCATTAGTAGCCTTAgaattcatgaaagaatccatactggagaaaaactatataaatgttctgaatgtgatagaAGCTATGCACAAATACGTAGCCTCAGaaatcatgaaagaatccacactagAGAAAgcccatataaatgttctgaatgtggtgaAAGCTATGCACGCATAAGTAGCCTCAgaattcatgaaagaatccatactggagaaaaaccatataagtgttctgaatgtggtaaaagtttcaCTCAAAAAAGTAGCCTCAtaattcatgaaagaatccacactggagaaaagccatataaatgttctgaatgtggtaaaagcttcaaacACAAAAGTAATCTCAGAACTCATGAAAGAATTCAcaatggagaaaaaccatatacatgttctgaatgtgggAAAAACTTCAAACGAAAAAATGATATCAGAAGTCACAGAAAAATTCACACTGAAGAAAAACCATATATATGTTCTGAATGTGGCAAAAACTTCAAACACAAAAGTAATCTCAGAACTCATGAAATAATTCACACTGGAGAAAAAGCATatacatgttctgaatgtggtaaaggCTTCAACCAAAAAAGTTACCTCAGACAGCATGAAAGAAATCACACTGAAGAAAACCCatataatctaatctag
- the LOC117367622 gene encoding zinc finger protein 665-like isoform X3: MEWDVLGEWQKELYKKVIKEIHDILISRGYLIVNPDVIFKIKKEDEKYVAQHCELEGNEDPNEPTKMFPIVTSVFSLSVKQEEDLPFIDPPESEASEQTHLSVPSSHNIKPDILIRFEQEVFRTQPPGSEERGNRTTTNSCEELQETDAGFENTIIRLCDKQQKEEWKHKNHSRDNPDLSADSVGSIRPPSMKENASKRESLDICTEHKRNSTNCANLRQSQRIRGERLCHSITCEDVFTEKSNLPGQNTYHRHDKLSQCMECEKSFAYKSQLITHQNVSEERKPLECSVHDKNVTQVFELRRYGLNSISEKKGHQINLRRGKLFKCDISFKRKYHFRKHERIHTGGKQYQCSECGKSFSQQNNLITHERIHTGEKPYKCSECGKSFKYKCNLRTHERIHTGEKPYKCSECGKSFSQQNSLISHERIHTGEKPYKCSKCGKSFKYKCNLRTHERIHTGEKPYKCSECGKSFSQQNNLISHERIHTGEKPYKCSECGKSFKHKSNLRTHKRIHTGEKPYKCSECGKSFKYKSNLRTHKRIHTGEKSYKCSECGKSFKYKSNLRTHKRIHTGEKPYKCSECGKSFSQQNNLITHERIHTGEKPYKCSECGKSFKYKCNLRTHERIHTGEKPYKCSECGKSFSQQNSLISHERIHTGEKPYKCSECGKSFSQHNSLITHESIHTGEKPCKCSECGESYAHISSLRNHEKIHTGESPYKCSECEKVFNYKGNLITHERTHTGEKPYKCSDCGESYAHISSLRNHERIHTGESPYKCSECGKVFNHKGNLITHQRMHTGEKPYKCSDCGESYAHISSLRNHERIHTGESPYKCSECGKVFNHKGNLITHQRMHTGEKPYKCSECGESYAHISSLRNHERIHTGESPYKCSKCGKVFNHKGNFITHERTHTGDKPYKCSECGKSYAHIRSLRSHERIHTGESPNKCSECGESYALISSLRIHERIHTGEKLYKCSECDRSYAQIRSLRNHERIHTRESPYKCSECGESYARISSLRIHERIHTGEKPYKCSECGKSFTQKSSLIIHERIHTGEKPYKCSECGKSFKHKSNLRTHERIHNGEKPYTCSECGKNFKRKNDIRSHRKIHTEEKPYICSECGKNFKHKSNLRTHEIIHTGEKAYTCSECGKGFNQKSYLRQHERNHTEENPYNLI; this comes from the exons TGTTTCCGATTGTAACATCCGTTTTCTCGCTGAGCGTTAAACAAGAGGAGGATCTCCCCTTCATAGATCCTCCTGAATCAGAGGCATCTGAACAGACTCATCTTTCTGTACCGA GCTCCCACAACATCAAACCTGATATTTTAATCCGATTTGAGCAAGAGGTATTCAGGACTCAACCTCCGggatctgaggaaagaggaaatcgGACCACCACAAACTCATGTGAGGAACTGCAGGAAACAG ATGCTGGATTTGAGAATACGATAATAAGATTGTGTGATAAACAGCAAAAGGAGGAATGGAAACACAAAAACCATTCCAGAGACAACCCAGATCTCTCAGCTGATAGTGTGGGGAGTATTAGACCACCTAGCATGAAAGAAAATGCATCAAAAAGAGAGAGCTTGGATATATGTACTGAACATAAGAGAAATTCAACCAATTGTGCAAATCTCAGACAAAGCCAGAGAATCAGAGGGGAGAGACTTTGTCACAGCATTACATGTGAGGATGTGTTCACTGAGAAGTCAAACCTGCCAGGACAAAATACATATCACAGACATGACAAGCTGTCCCAGTGTATGGAGTGTGAAAAATCATTTGCGTATAAATCACAACTTATAACTCATCAAAATGTTTCGGAAGAAAGAAAACCATTAGAATGTTCTGTACATGATAAAAATGTCACTCAGGTATTTGAACTGAGAAGATATGGATTAAACAGCATTAGTGAAAAAAAGGGGCATCAAATAAATCTCAGGAGAGGAAAGTTATTTAAATGTGATATAAGCTTCAAACGAAAATATCATTTCAGAAAACACGAAAGAATTCACACTGGAGGAAAACAatatcaatgttctgaatgtgggaaaagcttcagTCAACAAAATAACCTCATAACTCAcgaaagaatccacactggagaaaaaccatataaatgttctgaatgtgggaaaagcttcaaATACAAATGTAATCTCAGaactcatgaaagaatccacactggagaaaaaccatataaatgttctgaatgtgggaaaagcttcagTCAACAAAATAGCCTCATAagtcatgaaagaatccacactggagaaaaaccatataaatgttctaaatgtgggaaaagcttcaaATACAAATGTAATCTCAGaactcatgaaagaatccacactggagaaaaaccatataaatgttctgaatgtgggaaaagcttcagTCAACAAAATAACCTCATAagtcatgaaagaatccacactggagaaaaaccatataagtgttctgaatgtgggaaaagcttcaaACACAAAAGTAATCTCAGAACTCACAagagaatccacactggagaaaaaccatataaatgttctgaatgtgggaaaagcttcaaATACAAAAGTAATCTCAGAACTCACAagagaatccacactggagaaaaatcatataaatgttctgaatgtgggaaaagcttcaaATACAAAAGTAATCTCAGAACTCACAagagaatccacactggagaaaaaccatataaatgttctgaatgtgggaaaagcttcagTCAACAAAATAACCTCATAACTCAcgaaagaatccacactggagaaaaaccatataaatgttctgaatgtgggaaaagcttcaaATACAAATGTAATCTCAGaactcatgaaagaatccacactggagaaaaaccatataaatgttctgaatgtgggaaaagcttcagTCAACAAAATAGCCTCATAagtcatgaaagaatccacactggagaaaaaccatataagtgttctgaatgtgggaaaagcttcagTCAACATAATAGCCTCATAACTCATGAAAgcatccacactggagaaaaaccatgtaaatgttctgaatgtggtgaAAGCTACGCACACATAAGTAGCCTCAGAAATCATGAAaaaatccacactggagaaagcccttataaatgttctgaatgtgagaaAGTCTTCAACTATAAAGGTAACCTCATAACTCATGAAAGAAcacacactggagaaaaaccatataaatgttctgattGTGGTGAAAGCTATGCACACATAAGTAGCCTCAGaaatcatgaaagaatccacactggagaaagcccttataaatgttctgaatgtgggaaAGTCTTCAACCATAAAGGTAACCTCATAACTCACCAAAGAAtgcacactggagaaaaaccatataaatgttctgattGTGGTGAAAGCTATGCACACATAAGTAGCCTCAGaaatcatgaaagaatccacactggagaaagcccttataaatgttctgaatgtgggaaAGTCTTCAACCATAAAGGTAACCTCATAACTCACCAAAGAAtgcacactggagaaaaaccatataaatgttctgaatgtggtgaAAGCTATGCACACATAAGTAGCCTCAGaaatcatgaaagaatccacactggagaaagcccttataaatgttctaaatgtgggaAAGTCTTCAACCATAAAGGTAACTTCATAACTCATGAAAGAACGCACACTGGAgataaaccatataaatgttctgaatgtggtaaaagctacGCACATATACGTAGCCTCAGAagtcatgaaagaatccacactggagaaagcccaaataaatgttctgaatgtggtgaAAGCTATGCACTCATTAGTAGCCTTAgaattcatgaaagaatccatactggagaaaaactatataaatgttctgaatgtgatagaAGCTATGCACAAATACGTAGCCTCAGaaatcatgaaagaatccacactagAGAAAgcccatataaatgttctgaatgtggtgaAAGCTATGCACGCATAAGTAGCCTCAgaattcatgaaagaatccatactggagaaaaaccatataagtgttctgaatgtggtaaaagtttcaCTCAAAAAAGTAGCCTCAtaattcatgaaagaatccacactggagaaaagccatataaatgttctgaatgtggtaaaagcttcaaacACAAAAGTAATCTCAGAACTCATGAAAGAATTCAcaatggagaaaaaccatatacatgttctgaatgtgggAAAAACTTCAAACGAAAAAATGATATCAGAAGTCACAGAAAAATTCACACTGAAGAAAAACCATATATATGTTCTGAATGTGGCAAAAACTTCAAACACAAAAGTAATCTCAGAACTCATGAAATAATTCACACTGGAGAAAAAGCATatacatgttctgaatgtggtaaaggCTTCAACCAAAAAAGTTACCTCAGACAGCATGAAAGAAATCACACTGAAGAAAACCCatataatctaatctag